The Clarias gariepinus isolate MV-2021 ecotype Netherlands chromosome 4, CGAR_prim_01v2, whole genome shotgun sequence genome window below encodes:
- the hdac9b gene encoding histone deacetylase 9-B isoform X1: MKDRKGEQKYVVHKPLRRTQSHAAVIWGKHVYPHSLQAESHWSQVDVKPEVPLALEPVSPLDLRTDARMPSLGSDPNVWERQLQQELLLIQKQQQIQKQLLINEFHKQHENMIRQHQVQLQEHLKLQQELQVMKQQQEQLEKERKLEQQNQERELEKHRRQQQVLILRSKERARDSAMASTEVRQKLQEFLLSKSTKDTASNGSCHSFTQNSKLWFTASHHTSLEQSSPPLGGVSPSCKFPLPSIPDCRDDFPLRKTASEPNLKVRSRLKQKVAERRSSPLLRRNEGTVMTPFKKRALELMDSTASSSSTGSGPSSPNRVSSFPGAENGPSPLPSATHSERWPSQPKLLGSEGSVSVLSLYTSPSLPNITLGLSAASSPINAGEASGVLPVRQCLPAQLLGPVPLPISMDSKVSSSQQALLQHLLQKEQLRHQKIFSTGQSPGPVHPPSPLAMTDRISGSVRPKLPRHRPLNRTQSAPLPQSILAQLVIQQQHQQFLEKQKQYQQQVHINKLFSKSIEQLRQPNGHLPESEEEEGEDARDYIMQEDSSPSSGVIRKCSSSCRSSNSSIHSPSLLDEEMDAPTRVMRIKQEPADSDDETHAKESLVEKKNAYLHQVEGRLVIQAMN, translated from the exons TGGACGTTAAGCCTGAAGTACCGTTGGCTCTGGAGCCTGTGTCTCCACTAGATCTGCGGACAGACGCGAGAATGCCGTCCCTGGGCTCGGACCCCAACGTGTGGGAGCGGCAACTGCAGCAGGAGTTGCTTCTCATTCAGAAGCAGCAGCAGATCCAGAAACAGTTGCTTATAAATGAGTTCCACAAGCAGCATGAGAACATGATTCGCCAGCACCAGGTCCAGCTTCAGGAGCACCTCAAG CTGCAGCAGGAGCTGCAAGTGATGAAGCAGCAACAAGAGCAGCTGGAGAAGGAAAGGAAGCTGGAGCAGCAAAACCAGGAAAGGGAACTAGAGAAACATCGACGCCAGCAGCAGGTCCTAATCCTCAGGAGCAAAGAGCGTGCACGAGACA GTGCAATGGCCAGCACAGAAGTTAGACAAAAGCTACAGGAGTTTTTGTTGAGTAAATCCACAAAAGACACAGCTTCCAATGGATCCTGTCATTCATTTACACAGAACTCCAAACTGTGGTTCAC GGCCTCCCATCACACCTCTCTGGAGCAGAGTTCACCTCCTCTGGGAGGAGTGTCACCGTCATGCAAGTTCCCTTTACCCTCAATACCGGACTGCAGAGATGATTTCCCTCTGAGGAAGACTG CCTCAGAGCCGAATCTGAAGGTGCGCTCTAGGTTGAAGCAGAAGGTTGCAGAGAGAAGAAGCAGCCCACTTCTGAGGCGAAATGAAGGAACCGTCATGACTCCCTTCAAAAAACGAGCCCTGGAACTAATGG actcaacaGCCAGTAGCAGCTCCACTGGTTCAGGACCCAGCTCTCCAAACAGAGTCTCGAGTTTTCCAGGTGCTGAAAATGGACCATCACCTCTTCCATCTGCTACTCACTCCGAG cgtTGGCCCTCACAGCCGAAGTTGCTTGGCTCTGAAGGTTCAGTGTCTGTGTTGAGCCTCTACACATCACCGTCTCTGCCTAACATCACGCTGGGCCTCTCTGCTGCGTCCTCCCCCATCAAT GCTGGGGAGGCCAGTGGCGTGCTGCCTGTCAGGCAGTGTTTGCCTGCTCAGCTCCTAGGTCCTGTGCCTCTACCCATCAGCATGGACAGTAAAGTGAGCAGCAGCCAGCAAGCACTCCTACAGCATCTTCTGCAAAAGGAGCAGCTCCGTCACCAGAAGATCTTCTCTACTG GCCAAAGTCCAGGACCTGTTCACCCTCCTTCTCCTCTGGCCATGACGGATCGTATCTCGGGTAGCGTGCGGCCTAAATTGCCACGCCACCGGCCTCTGAACCGTACCCAGTCTGCACCACTGCCCCAGAGCATACTAGCCCAGCTTGTCATTCAGCAGCAGCACCAACAGTTCCTCGAGAAGCAGAAACAGTATCAGCAACAGGTTCACATTAATAAG CTGTTTTCCAAGTCCATCGAACAGCTGAGGCAGCCGAACGGACACCTGCCTGAGTCTgaggaggaagagggagaggaTGCGCGTGATTACATCATGCAAGAGGACAGCTCGCCCTCTTCTGGAGTCATCCGCAAGTGCAGCTCCAGCTGCAggagcagcaacagcagcatcCACAGTCCGAGTTTGCTCGATGAAGAAATGGATGCTCCTACTAGGGTTATGAGAATCAAACAGGAGCCTGCTGACAGTGATGATGAAACGCATGCCAAAGAGAGCCTAGTGGAGAAGAAGAATGCTTACCTTCACCAGGTTGAAGGAAGGCTCGTGATACAGGCTATGAACTga
- the hdac9b gene encoding histone deacetylase 9-B isoform X2: MLQTIYEGDSYFSSDSFGKLRLPQEPHDSDMHNVNNSVDVKPEVPLALEPVSPLDLRTDARMPSLGSDPNVWERQLQQELLLIQKQQQIQKQLLINEFHKQHENMIRQHQVQLQEHLKLQQELQVMKQQQEQLEKERKLEQQNQERELEKHRRQQQVLILRSKERARDSAMASTEVRQKLQEFLLSKSTKDTASNGSCHSFTQNSKLWFTASHHTSLEQSSPPLGGVSPSCKFPLPSIPDCRDDFPLRKTASEPNLKVRSRLKQKVAERRSSPLLRRNEGTVMTPFKKRALELMDSTASSSSTGSGPSSPNRVSSFPGAENGPSPLPSATHSERWPSQPKLLGSEGSVSVLSLYTSPSLPNITLGLSAASSPINAGEASGVLPVRQCLPAQLLGPVPLPISMDSKVSSSQQALLQHLLQKEQLRHQKIFSTGQSPGPVHPPSPLAMTDRISGSVRPKLPRHRPLNRTQSAPLPQSILAQLVIQQQHQQFLEKQKQYQQQVHINKLFSKSIEQLRQPNGHLPESEEEEGEDARDYIMQEDSSPSSGVIRKCSSSCRSSNSSIHSPSLLDEEMDAPTRVMRIKQEPADSDDETHAKESLVEKKNAYLHQVEGRLVIQAMN, encoded by the exons ATGCTACAGACCATTTATGAGGGTGACTCCTACTTCTCCAGCGACAGCTTTGGCAAACTCCGTCTGCCTCAGGAACCCCACGACAGTGATATGCACAACGTTAACAACTCAG TGGACGTTAAGCCTGAAGTACCGTTGGCTCTGGAGCCTGTGTCTCCACTAGATCTGCGGACAGACGCGAGAATGCCGTCCCTGGGCTCGGACCCCAACGTGTGGGAGCGGCAACTGCAGCAGGAGTTGCTTCTCATTCAGAAGCAGCAGCAGATCCAGAAACAGTTGCTTATAAATGAGTTCCACAAGCAGCATGAGAACATGATTCGCCAGCACCAGGTCCAGCTTCAGGAGCACCTCAAG CTGCAGCAGGAGCTGCAAGTGATGAAGCAGCAACAAGAGCAGCTGGAGAAGGAAAGGAAGCTGGAGCAGCAAAACCAGGAAAGGGAACTAGAGAAACATCGACGCCAGCAGCAGGTCCTAATCCTCAGGAGCAAAGAGCGTGCACGAGACA GTGCAATGGCCAGCACAGAAGTTAGACAAAAGCTACAGGAGTTTTTGTTGAGTAAATCCACAAAAGACACAGCTTCCAATGGATCCTGTCATTCATTTACACAGAACTCCAAACTGTGGTTCAC GGCCTCCCATCACACCTCTCTGGAGCAGAGTTCACCTCCTCTGGGAGGAGTGTCACCGTCATGCAAGTTCCCTTTACCCTCAATACCGGACTGCAGAGATGATTTCCCTCTGAGGAAGACTG CCTCAGAGCCGAATCTGAAGGTGCGCTCTAGGTTGAAGCAGAAGGTTGCAGAGAGAAGAAGCAGCCCACTTCTGAGGCGAAATGAAGGAACCGTCATGACTCCCTTCAAAAAACGAGCCCTGGAACTAATGG actcaacaGCCAGTAGCAGCTCCACTGGTTCAGGACCCAGCTCTCCAAACAGAGTCTCGAGTTTTCCAGGTGCTGAAAATGGACCATCACCTCTTCCATCTGCTACTCACTCCGAG cgtTGGCCCTCACAGCCGAAGTTGCTTGGCTCTGAAGGTTCAGTGTCTGTGTTGAGCCTCTACACATCACCGTCTCTGCCTAACATCACGCTGGGCCTCTCTGCTGCGTCCTCCCCCATCAAT GCTGGGGAGGCCAGTGGCGTGCTGCCTGTCAGGCAGTGTTTGCCTGCTCAGCTCCTAGGTCCTGTGCCTCTACCCATCAGCATGGACAGTAAAGTGAGCAGCAGCCAGCAAGCACTCCTACAGCATCTTCTGCAAAAGGAGCAGCTCCGTCACCAGAAGATCTTCTCTACTG GCCAAAGTCCAGGACCTGTTCACCCTCCTTCTCCTCTGGCCATGACGGATCGTATCTCGGGTAGCGTGCGGCCTAAATTGCCACGCCACCGGCCTCTGAACCGTACCCAGTCTGCACCACTGCCCCAGAGCATACTAGCCCAGCTTGTCATTCAGCAGCAGCACCAACAGTTCCTCGAGAAGCAGAAACAGTATCAGCAACAGGTTCACATTAATAAG CTGTTTTCCAAGTCCATCGAACAGCTGAGGCAGCCGAACGGACACCTGCCTGAGTCTgaggaggaagagggagaggaTGCGCGTGATTACATCATGCAAGAGGACAGCTCGCCCTCTTCTGGAGTCATCCGCAAGTGCAGCTCCAGCTGCAggagcagcaacagcagcatcCACAGTCCGAGTTTGCTCGATGAAGAAATGGATGCTCCTACTAGGGTTATGAGAATCAAACAGGAGCCTGCTGACAGTGATGATGAAACGCATGCCAAAGAGAGCCTAGTGGAGAAGAAGAATGCTTACCTTCACCAGGTTGAAGGAAGGCTCGTGATACAGGCTATGAACTga